A section of the Vespa velutina chromosome 6, iVesVel2.1, whole genome shotgun sequence genome encodes:
- the LOC124949982 gene encoding dynactin subunit 1 isoform X2 — protein MSYKVGQRVEISGKDCQGVIAYIGYPTFASGKWIGVILDEPKGKNNGTVKGQQYFKCPDNHGMFVRQGQIILLDESGNRTDLASPSSAGSSATTPDEGSAVRARSRLNRVRRKTSPAQINRQQSDRLSGSRLSLVGSKTQFNTLCTENVPGSLHERKDGGETLIPAPTTTKRASFIEKSPSTSSPSGKKPKAQDDHNNTGFVETLKPQFVPGQVMAGSAATSNLVEEKLTHLQLMQENENLKAQVRDLNEKVETLRVKRIQDKEKMKDFEKTKLQLEQLLEFKVKVMESQASLQRDLQRAKQEAREAQAAREQYQDEMADLAETVEMATLDKEMAEEKAETLQIELEQLKEKLEEQTLDLEILRNEMSERASGGGGGSTTSVSSYEVKQLEQQNSRLRETLVRMRDLSAHEKHEFQKLQKDLDQKKSEILELGRTKEKLSARVEEMEHQIADLQEQVDAALGAEEMVEVLGEKKMALEQKVTELEEAVADLEALQDMSDQLAESSKELELELREELDLALGSARDAHRHRDAALETLADRELTITKFRELTYQLQEQCLQLQQRVQTTESTKSITRGAEQQLAEILDFQKTFAETRAQTKAVDLEIRRLDAEEAQSHVRYLLSFMSPAFLARGGDHDAILTLLLIPRMIRKTEILISQVRDKYNTTDKIDRVSIVKGHSVEQYAFRSRLCACMYALQTTLGCFESALNVCNPEALLKVGAAFPEMVAQEKSVDSLIELAKRDQLDENLSVDAVEKCCEYFSTMFSILFGGSASINQARLIVNGTRSLGSACDAIATDAAAIKVLIQGDTGDIGLLCQYAETTCEVIQQHLKSARRRVPRDHTGSLISANLGLDEDYSNQLFVCYQASVKIMKTLQILLKSALQAIVANGDLDTGLAADKLKDIAAIASEKVYDTEDIGPVATIKSSLTIMQQFAANLAQKMTECENDLAMTGPISHQQETNETIAPIILMAQIARKEAEETKILSRKLEARDSDIREARIALREKQEELSEMTLRKELAEKKFTTQQHEHELNVEKLTRKLEEAQNQLKRKEKEFEETMDHLQTDIDSLETERGQLKEKLKSFGKKTMISTSGGDISVGNSSFIAAGIQTASDKLLMQEVTLLKEALNNEHLQKRKLLSDSLRIKLENLKPLTCMKNPETTDANINELEKKTNNLLKDIHNVITFPTVPDLTRNKASSTKTPVLEKSKPIYQLLQRQILIKQYKEKADRLAGEIREEAVKRNVGGRAEAHFAVFPNREMTTAMQENQILAAQISIPYSGPEKTHTIVVGKNELRQVHTLLCY, from the exons AGTACGGAGAAAAACATCTCCAGCACAGATTAACCGACAACAGAGTGACAGACTTTCGGG TTCTCGATTATCTTTGGTTGGCAGTAAAACACAGTTCAATACCTTATGCACTGAAAATGTGCCGGGATCTCTGCATGAACGTAAAGATGGTGGTGAAACACTAATACCAGCTCCCACAACAACTAAACGAGCATCATTCATTGAG AAGTCCCCTAGCACGAGCTCACCTTCCGGCAAAAAGCCAAAGGCCCAAGATGATCacaataat aCAGGCTTTGTTGAAACTCTGAAACCACAATTTGTTCCTGGCCAAGTAATGGCTGGTTCAGCTGCAACCTCTAATTTAGTGGAGGAAAAATTAACACATTTACAACTTATGCaagaaaatgagaatttaAAGGCTcag GTACGtgatttgaatgaaaaagtaGAAACATTAAGAGTGAAGCGGATacaggataaagaaaaaatgaaagattttgaaaaaacCAAACTTCAACTTGAACAACTTCTTGAATTTAAAGTGAAAGTTATGGAAAGCCAA GCCAGTCTTCAAAGAGATCTTCAGCGAGCAAAACAAGAAGCTAGAGAGGCACAAGCAGCCAGAGAACAATACCAAGATGAAATGGCGGATCTTGCAGAAACGGTCGAAATGGCAACGTTAGATAAGGAAATGGCAGAAGAAAAAGCTGAAACACTTCAAATAGAATTGGaacaattgaaagaaaaactagAAGAACAAACACTTGATTTGGAAATTCTTCGTAATGAAATGTCAGAAAgg GCatcaggaggaggaggaggatcaACTACAAGTGTATCAAGTTATGAGGTAAAACAGTTAGAACAACAGAATAGTAGATTACGTGAAACACTGGTAAGAATGCGTGATCTCTCAGCACATGAGAAACATGAATTTCAAAAGCTTCAAAAAGATTTGGATCAAAAGAAATCAGAGATCTTGGAATTAGGACGtactaaagaaaaattgtctgCGCGTGTTGAAGAAATGGAACATCAGATAGCAGACTTGCAAGAGCAA GTTGATGCAGCATTAGGTGCTGAAGAAATGGTAGAAGTATTaggtgaaaagaaaatggctTTAGAACAAAAAGTTACAGAACTTGAAGAAGCTGTCGCAGATTTGGAAGCTTTACAG GATATGTCTGATCAACTTGCTGAATCTTCCAAAGAgttagaattagaattaaGAGAGGAATTGGATCTTGCTCTTGGATCAGCTCGTGATGCTCATCGACATCGTGATGCAGCTTTAGAAACATTAGCAGATCGTGAACTCACTATAACAAAGTTTCGAGAGCTTACGTATCAATTACAAGAGCAATGTTTGCAATTGCAACAACGAGTACAGACGACAGAATCTACTAAATCTATTACGCGAG GTGCAGAACAGCAGCTAGCCGAAATATTAGATTTCCAAAAAACTTTTGCAGAAACTCGAGCGCAAACCAAAGCGGTCGACCTCGAAATACGACGATTAGATGCTGAAGAAGCTCAAAGTCATGTGCGTTACTTACTTTCATTCATGTCTCCTGCATTTTTAGCACGCGGTGGGGATCACGATGCAATCTTAACTCTTTTACTTATCCCACGGATGATACGTAAAACAGAGATACTGATTTCACAAGTTAGAGATAAATACAATACGACTGATAAAATTGACAG agTAAGCATAGTAAAAGGTCATTCTGTGGAACAATATGCTTTTCGTTCACGTCTTTGTGCGTGCATGTATGCATTACAAACTACTCTCGGATGTTTCGAATCTGCCCTAAATGTTTGCAATCCAGAAGCACTACTTAAAGTAGGAGCTGCATTCCCGGAAATGGTAGCGCAAGAAAAATCAGTGGATTCGTTAATTGAATTAGCCAAAAGAGACCAGCTAGATGAAAATCTTTCGGTGGATGCCGTTGAAAAATGTTGCGAGTATTTCTCTACAatgttttcgatattatttggAGGAAGTGCATCTATTAATCAAGCTCGCCTAATCGTTAATGGAACTAGAAGTTTAGGTAGTGCTTGTGATGCCATTGCAACTGATGCTGCAGCTATAAAAGTTCTCATTCAAGGAGATACTGGCGATATAG GACTTCTTTGTCAATATGCTGAAACAACTTGTGAAGTAATACAGCAGCACTTAAAGTCAGCTAGAAGACGTGTTCCTCGAGATCATACCGGAAGCTTAATAAGCGCAAACCTAGGATTAGATGAAGATTATAGCAATCAATTATTTGTATGTTATCAAGCTTctgtaaaaattatgaaaacatTACAAATTTTACTAAAAAGTGCATTGCAAGCTATTGTTGCAAATGGAG atttagaTACAGGTCTTGCAGccgataaattaaaagatatagcTGCTATAGCTAGTGAGAAAGTCTATGATACTGAAGATATAGGGCCAGTGGCAACAATAAAATCTAGTTTAACAATTATGCAACAATTTGCAGCTAATTTAGCACAAAAAATGACAGAATGTGAAAATGATTTAGCAATGACAGGGCCTATTTCACATCAACaagaaacaaatgaaacaATAGCACCAATAATCTTAATGGCTCAAATAGCAAGAAAGGAAGCAGAAGAGACCAAAATACTTAGCAG AAAACTCGAAGCACGAGATAGCGATATACGTGAAGCAAGAATAGCattaagagagaaacaagaagaatTATCCGAAATGACTTTGAGAAAAGAATTAGCGGAGAAGAAATTTACAACGCAACAGCATGAACACGAATTaaatgttgaaaaattaaCAAGAAAGTTAGAAGAAGCTCAAAATCAACTTAAACGGAAG GAGAAAGAATTCGAAGAAACAATGGATCATCTTCAAACAGATATTGATAGTTTGGAGACCGAAAGAGgacaattaaaagaaaaattaaaatcatttggaAAAAAGACGATGATATCAACATCTGGGGGAGATATTTCAGTAGGAAATTCCTCGTTTATAGCTGCAGGCATTCAAACTGCAAGTGATAAATTGTTGATGCAAGAAGTAACATTACTCAAAGAAGCTCTAAATAATGAGCATCtgcaaaaaaggaaattattgtCTGATTCATTACGTATAAAACTGGAAAATTTAAAACCGTTGACATGTATGAAAAATCCGGAAACTACAGATGcaaatatcaatgaattagaaaagaaaaccaatAATCTTCTAAAA gATATCCATAATGTAATAACGTTCCCCACCGTACCTGACTTGACACGTAATAAAGCGTCTTCAACAAAAACGCCAGTACTCGAAAAATCAAAAcctatatatcaattattacaaCGACAAATATTGATTAAACAATACAAAGAAAAGGCTGATAGATTGGCA GGGGAAATACGTGAGGAAGCGGTTAAACGTAATGTTGGAGGAAGAGCAGAAGCTCATTTTGCTGTATTTCCAAATCGAGAAATGACAACAGCAATGCAAGAAAATCAGATACTTGCAGCGCAGATAAGTATTCCCTATAGTGGTCCAGAAAAAACACATACTATAGTTGTAGGAAAAAATGAACTTCGACAAGTTCACACTCTtttatgttattaa
- the LOC124949982 gene encoding dynactin subunit 1 isoform X1, which yields MSYKVGQRVEISGKDCQGVIAYIGYPTFASGKWIGVILDEPKGKNNGTVKGQQYFKCPDNHGMFVRQGQIILLDESGNRTDLASPSSAGSSATTPDEGSAVRARSRLNSMSMRRRNEPTAVRRKTSPAQINRQQSDRLSGSRLSLVGSKTQFNTLCTENVPGSLHERKDGGETLIPAPTTTKRASFIEKSPSTSSPSGKKPKAQDDHNNTGFVETLKPQFVPGQVMAGSAATSNLVEEKLTHLQLMQENENLKAQVRDLNEKVETLRVKRIQDKEKMKDFEKTKLQLEQLLEFKVKVMESQASLQRDLQRAKQEAREAQAAREQYQDEMADLAETVEMATLDKEMAEEKAETLQIELEQLKEKLEEQTLDLEILRNEMSERASGGGGGSTTSVSSYEVKQLEQQNSRLRETLVRMRDLSAHEKHEFQKLQKDLDQKKSEILELGRTKEKLSARVEEMEHQIADLQEQVDAALGAEEMVEVLGEKKMALEQKVTELEEAVADLEALQDMSDQLAESSKELELELREELDLALGSARDAHRHRDAALETLADRELTITKFRELTYQLQEQCLQLQQRVQTTESTKSITRGAEQQLAEILDFQKTFAETRAQTKAVDLEIRRLDAEEAQSHVRYLLSFMSPAFLARGGDHDAILTLLLIPRMIRKTEILISQVRDKYNTTDKIDRVSIVKGHSVEQYAFRSRLCACMYALQTTLGCFESALNVCNPEALLKVGAAFPEMVAQEKSVDSLIELAKRDQLDENLSVDAVEKCCEYFSTMFSILFGGSASINQARLIVNGTRSLGSACDAIATDAAAIKVLIQGDTGDIGLLCQYAETTCEVIQQHLKSARRRVPRDHTGSLISANLGLDEDYSNQLFVCYQASVKIMKTLQILLKSALQAIVANGDLDTGLAADKLKDIAAIASEKVYDTEDIGPVATIKSSLTIMQQFAANLAQKMTECENDLAMTGPISHQQETNETIAPIILMAQIARKEAEETKILSRKLEARDSDIREARIALREKQEELSEMTLRKELAEKKFTTQQHEHELNVEKLTRKLEEAQNQLKRKEKEFEETMDHLQTDIDSLETERGQLKEKLKSFGKKTMISTSGGDISVGNSSFIAAGIQTASDKLLMQEVTLLKEALNNEHLQKRKLLSDSLRIKLENLKPLTCMKNPETTDANINELEKKTNNLLKDIHNVITFPTVPDLTRNKASSTKTPVLEKSKPIYQLLQRQILIKQYKEKADRLAGEIREEAVKRNVGGRAEAHFAVFPNREMTTAMQENQILAAQISIPYSGPEKTHTIVVGKNELRQVHTLLCY from the exons AGTACGGAGAAAAACATCTCCAGCACAGATTAACCGACAACAGAGTGACAGACTTTCGGG TTCTCGATTATCTTTGGTTGGCAGTAAAACACAGTTCAATACCTTATGCACTGAAAATGTGCCGGGATCTCTGCATGAACGTAAAGATGGTGGTGAAACACTAATACCAGCTCCCACAACAACTAAACGAGCATCATTCATTGAG AAGTCCCCTAGCACGAGCTCACCTTCCGGCAAAAAGCCAAAGGCCCAAGATGATCacaataat aCAGGCTTTGTTGAAACTCTGAAACCACAATTTGTTCCTGGCCAAGTAATGGCTGGTTCAGCTGCAACCTCTAATTTAGTGGAGGAAAAATTAACACATTTACAACTTATGCaagaaaatgagaatttaAAGGCTcag GTACGtgatttgaatgaaaaagtaGAAACATTAAGAGTGAAGCGGATacaggataaagaaaaaatgaaagattttgaaaaaacCAAACTTCAACTTGAACAACTTCTTGAATTTAAAGTGAAAGTTATGGAAAGCCAA GCCAGTCTTCAAAGAGATCTTCAGCGAGCAAAACAAGAAGCTAGAGAGGCACAAGCAGCCAGAGAACAATACCAAGATGAAATGGCGGATCTTGCAGAAACGGTCGAAATGGCAACGTTAGATAAGGAAATGGCAGAAGAAAAAGCTGAAACACTTCAAATAGAATTGGaacaattgaaagaaaaactagAAGAACAAACACTTGATTTGGAAATTCTTCGTAATGAAATGTCAGAAAgg GCatcaggaggaggaggaggatcaACTACAAGTGTATCAAGTTATGAGGTAAAACAGTTAGAACAACAGAATAGTAGATTACGTGAAACACTGGTAAGAATGCGTGATCTCTCAGCACATGAGAAACATGAATTTCAAAAGCTTCAAAAAGATTTGGATCAAAAGAAATCAGAGATCTTGGAATTAGGACGtactaaagaaaaattgtctgCGCGTGTTGAAGAAATGGAACATCAGATAGCAGACTTGCAAGAGCAA GTTGATGCAGCATTAGGTGCTGAAGAAATGGTAGAAGTATTaggtgaaaagaaaatggctTTAGAACAAAAAGTTACAGAACTTGAAGAAGCTGTCGCAGATTTGGAAGCTTTACAG GATATGTCTGATCAACTTGCTGAATCTTCCAAAGAgttagaattagaattaaGAGAGGAATTGGATCTTGCTCTTGGATCAGCTCGTGATGCTCATCGACATCGTGATGCAGCTTTAGAAACATTAGCAGATCGTGAACTCACTATAACAAAGTTTCGAGAGCTTACGTATCAATTACAAGAGCAATGTTTGCAATTGCAACAACGAGTACAGACGACAGAATCTACTAAATCTATTACGCGAG GTGCAGAACAGCAGCTAGCCGAAATATTAGATTTCCAAAAAACTTTTGCAGAAACTCGAGCGCAAACCAAAGCGGTCGACCTCGAAATACGACGATTAGATGCTGAAGAAGCTCAAAGTCATGTGCGTTACTTACTTTCATTCATGTCTCCTGCATTTTTAGCACGCGGTGGGGATCACGATGCAATCTTAACTCTTTTACTTATCCCACGGATGATACGTAAAACAGAGATACTGATTTCACAAGTTAGAGATAAATACAATACGACTGATAAAATTGACAG agTAAGCATAGTAAAAGGTCATTCTGTGGAACAATATGCTTTTCGTTCACGTCTTTGTGCGTGCATGTATGCATTACAAACTACTCTCGGATGTTTCGAATCTGCCCTAAATGTTTGCAATCCAGAAGCACTACTTAAAGTAGGAGCTGCATTCCCGGAAATGGTAGCGCAAGAAAAATCAGTGGATTCGTTAATTGAATTAGCCAAAAGAGACCAGCTAGATGAAAATCTTTCGGTGGATGCCGTTGAAAAATGTTGCGAGTATTTCTCTACAatgttttcgatattatttggAGGAAGTGCATCTATTAATCAAGCTCGCCTAATCGTTAATGGAACTAGAAGTTTAGGTAGTGCTTGTGATGCCATTGCAACTGATGCTGCAGCTATAAAAGTTCTCATTCAAGGAGATACTGGCGATATAG GACTTCTTTGTCAATATGCTGAAACAACTTGTGAAGTAATACAGCAGCACTTAAAGTCAGCTAGAAGACGTGTTCCTCGAGATCATACCGGAAGCTTAATAAGCGCAAACCTAGGATTAGATGAAGATTATAGCAATCAATTATTTGTATGTTATCAAGCTTctgtaaaaattatgaaaacatTACAAATTTTACTAAAAAGTGCATTGCAAGCTATTGTTGCAAATGGAG atttagaTACAGGTCTTGCAGccgataaattaaaagatatagcTGCTATAGCTAGTGAGAAAGTCTATGATACTGAAGATATAGGGCCAGTGGCAACAATAAAATCTAGTTTAACAATTATGCAACAATTTGCAGCTAATTTAGCACAAAAAATGACAGAATGTGAAAATGATTTAGCAATGACAGGGCCTATTTCACATCAACaagaaacaaatgaaacaATAGCACCAATAATCTTAATGGCTCAAATAGCAAGAAAGGAAGCAGAAGAGACCAAAATACTTAGCAG AAAACTCGAAGCACGAGATAGCGATATACGTGAAGCAAGAATAGCattaagagagaaacaagaagaatTATCCGAAATGACTTTGAGAAAAGAATTAGCGGAGAAGAAATTTACAACGCAACAGCATGAACACGAATTaaatgttgaaaaattaaCAAGAAAGTTAGAAGAAGCTCAAAATCAACTTAAACGGAAG GAGAAAGAATTCGAAGAAACAATGGATCATCTTCAAACAGATATTGATAGTTTGGAGACCGAAAGAGgacaattaaaagaaaaattaaaatcatttggaAAAAAGACGATGATATCAACATCTGGGGGAGATATTTCAGTAGGAAATTCCTCGTTTATAGCTGCAGGCATTCAAACTGCAAGTGATAAATTGTTGATGCAAGAAGTAACATTACTCAAAGAAGCTCTAAATAATGAGCATCtgcaaaaaaggaaattattgtCTGATTCATTACGTATAAAACTGGAAAATTTAAAACCGTTGACATGTATGAAAAATCCGGAAACTACAGATGcaaatatcaatgaattagaaaagaaaaccaatAATCTTCTAAAA gATATCCATAATGTAATAACGTTCCCCACCGTACCTGACTTGACACGTAATAAAGCGTCTTCAACAAAAACGCCAGTACTCGAAAAATCAAAAcctatatatcaattattacaaCGACAAATATTGATTAAACAATACAAAGAAAAGGCTGATAGATTGGCA GGGGAAATACGTGAGGAAGCGGTTAAACGTAATGTTGGAGGAAGAGCAGAAGCTCATTTTGCTGTATTTCCAAATCGAGAAATGACAACAGCAATGCAAGAAAATCAGATACTTGCAGCGCAGATAAGTATTCCCTATAGTGGTCCAGAAAAAACACATACTATAGTTGTAGGAAAAAATGAACTTCGACAAGTTCACACTCTtttatgttattaa
- the LOC124949982 gene encoding dynactin subunit 1 isoform X6, producing MSYKVGQRVEISGKDCQGVIAYIGYPTFASGKWIGVILDEPKGKNNGTVKGQQYFKCPDNHGMFVRQGQIILLDESGNRTDLASPSSAGSSATTPDEGSAVRARSRLNSSRLSLVGSKTQFNTLCTENVPGSLHERKDGGETLIPAPTTTKRASFIEKSPSTSSPSGKKPKAQDDHNNTGFVETLKPQFVPGQVMAGSAATSNLVEEKLTHLQLMQENENLKAQVRDLNEKVETLRVKRIQDKEKMKDFEKTKLQLEQLLEFKVKVMESQASLQRDLQRAKQEAREAQAAREQYQDEMADLAETVEMATLDKEMAEEKAETLQIELEQLKEKLEEQTLDLEILRNEMSERASGGGGGSTTSVSSYEVKQLEQQNSRLRETLVRMRDLSAHEKHEFQKLQKDLDQKKSEILELGRTKEKLSARVEEMEHQIADLQEQVDAALGAEEMVEVLGEKKMALEQKVTELEEAVADLEALQDMSDQLAESSKELELELREELDLALGSARDAHRHRDAALETLADRELTITKFRELTYQLQEQCLQLQQRVQTTESTKSITRGAEQQLAEILDFQKTFAETRAQTKAVDLEIRRLDAEEAQSHVRYLLSFMSPAFLARGGDHDAILTLLLIPRMIRKTEILISQVRDKYNTTDKIDRVSIVKGHSVEQYAFRSRLCACMYALQTTLGCFESALNVCNPEALLKVGAAFPEMVAQEKSVDSLIELAKRDQLDENLSVDAVEKCCEYFSTMFSILFGGSASINQARLIVNGTRSLGSACDAIATDAAAIKVLIQGDTGDIGLLCQYAETTCEVIQQHLKSARRRVPRDHTGSLISANLGLDEDYSNQLFVCYQASVKIMKTLQILLKSALQAIVANGDLDTGLAADKLKDIAAIASEKVYDTEDIGPVATIKSSLTIMQQFAANLAQKMTECENDLAMTGPISHQQETNETIAPIILMAQIARKEAEETKILSRKLEARDSDIREARIALREKQEELSEMTLRKELAEKKFTTQQHEHELNVEKLTRKLEEAQNQLKRKEKEFEETMDHLQTDIDSLETERGQLKEKLKSFGKKTMISTSGGDISVGNSSFIAAGIQTASDKLLMQEVTLLKEALNNEHLQKRKLLSDSLRIKLENLKPLTCMKNPETTDANINELEKKTNNLLKDIHNVITFPTVPDLTRNKASSTKTPVLEKSKPIYQLLQRQILIKQYKEKADRLAGEIREEAVKRNVGGRAEAHFAVFPNREMTTAMQENQILAAQISIPYSGPEKTHTIVVGKNELRQVHTLLCY from the exons TTCTCGATTATCTTTGGTTGGCAGTAAAACACAGTTCAATACCTTATGCACTGAAAATGTGCCGGGATCTCTGCATGAACGTAAAGATGGTGGTGAAACACTAATACCAGCTCCCACAACAACTAAACGAGCATCATTCATTGAG AAGTCCCCTAGCACGAGCTCACCTTCCGGCAAAAAGCCAAAGGCCCAAGATGATCacaataat aCAGGCTTTGTTGAAACTCTGAAACCACAATTTGTTCCTGGCCAAGTAATGGCTGGTTCAGCTGCAACCTCTAATTTAGTGGAGGAAAAATTAACACATTTACAACTTATGCaagaaaatgagaatttaAAGGCTcag GTACGtgatttgaatgaaaaagtaGAAACATTAAGAGTGAAGCGGATacaggataaagaaaaaatgaaagattttgaaaaaacCAAACTTCAACTTGAACAACTTCTTGAATTTAAAGTGAAAGTTATGGAAAGCCAA GCCAGTCTTCAAAGAGATCTTCAGCGAGCAAAACAAGAAGCTAGAGAGGCACAAGCAGCCAGAGAACAATACCAAGATGAAATGGCGGATCTTGCAGAAACGGTCGAAATGGCAACGTTAGATAAGGAAATGGCAGAAGAAAAAGCTGAAACACTTCAAATAGAATTGGaacaattgaaagaaaaactagAAGAACAAACACTTGATTTGGAAATTCTTCGTAATGAAATGTCAGAAAgg GCatcaggaggaggaggaggatcaACTACAAGTGTATCAAGTTATGAGGTAAAACAGTTAGAACAACAGAATAGTAGATTACGTGAAACACTGGTAAGAATGCGTGATCTCTCAGCACATGAGAAACATGAATTTCAAAAGCTTCAAAAAGATTTGGATCAAAAGAAATCAGAGATCTTGGAATTAGGACGtactaaagaaaaattgtctgCGCGTGTTGAAGAAATGGAACATCAGATAGCAGACTTGCAAGAGCAA GTTGATGCAGCATTAGGTGCTGAAGAAATGGTAGAAGTATTaggtgaaaagaaaatggctTTAGAACAAAAAGTTACAGAACTTGAAGAAGCTGTCGCAGATTTGGAAGCTTTACAG GATATGTCTGATCAACTTGCTGAATCTTCCAAAGAgttagaattagaattaaGAGAGGAATTGGATCTTGCTCTTGGATCAGCTCGTGATGCTCATCGACATCGTGATGCAGCTTTAGAAACATTAGCAGATCGTGAACTCACTATAACAAAGTTTCGAGAGCTTACGTATCAATTACAAGAGCAATGTTTGCAATTGCAACAACGAGTACAGACGACAGAATCTACTAAATCTATTACGCGAG GTGCAGAACAGCAGCTAGCCGAAATATTAGATTTCCAAAAAACTTTTGCAGAAACTCGAGCGCAAACCAAAGCGGTCGACCTCGAAATACGACGATTAGATGCTGAAGAAGCTCAAAGTCATGTGCGTTACTTACTTTCATTCATGTCTCCTGCATTTTTAGCACGCGGTGGGGATCACGATGCAATCTTAACTCTTTTACTTATCCCACGGATGATACGTAAAACAGAGATACTGATTTCACAAGTTAGAGATAAATACAATACGACTGATAAAATTGACAG agTAAGCATAGTAAAAGGTCATTCTGTGGAACAATATGCTTTTCGTTCACGTCTTTGTGCGTGCATGTATGCATTACAAACTACTCTCGGATGTTTCGAATCTGCCCTAAATGTTTGCAATCCAGAAGCACTACTTAAAGTAGGAGCTGCATTCCCGGAAATGGTAGCGCAAGAAAAATCAGTGGATTCGTTAATTGAATTAGCCAAAAGAGACCAGCTAGATGAAAATCTTTCGGTGGATGCCGTTGAAAAATGTTGCGAGTATTTCTCTACAatgttttcgatattatttggAGGAAGTGCATCTATTAATCAAGCTCGCCTAATCGTTAATGGAACTAGAAGTTTAGGTAGTGCTTGTGATGCCATTGCAACTGATGCTGCAGCTATAAAAGTTCTCATTCAAGGAGATACTGGCGATATAG GACTTCTTTGTCAATATGCTGAAACAACTTGTGAAGTAATACAGCAGCACTTAAAGTCAGCTAGAAGACGTGTTCCTCGAGATCATACCGGAAGCTTAATAAGCGCAAACCTAGGATTAGATGAAGATTATAGCAATCAATTATTTGTATGTTATCAAGCTTctgtaaaaattatgaaaacatTACAAATTTTACTAAAAAGTGCATTGCAAGCTATTGTTGCAAATGGAG atttagaTACAGGTCTTGCAGccgataaattaaaagatatagcTGCTATAGCTAGTGAGAAAGTCTATGATACTGAAGATATAGGGCCAGTGGCAACAATAAAATCTAGTTTAACAATTATGCAACAATTTGCAGCTAATTTAGCACAAAAAATGACAGAATGTGAAAATGATTTAGCAATGACAGGGCCTATTTCACATCAACaagaaacaaatgaaacaATAGCACCAATAATCTTAATGGCTCAAATAGCAAGAAAGGAAGCAGAAGAGACCAAAATACTTAGCAG AAAACTCGAAGCACGAGATAGCGATATACGTGAAGCAAGAATAGCattaagagagaaacaagaagaatTATCCGAAATGACTTTGAGAAAAGAATTAGCGGAGAAGAAATTTACAACGCAACAGCATGAACACGAATTaaatgttgaaaaattaaCAAGAAAGTTAGAAGAAGCTCAAAATCAACTTAAACGGAAG GAGAAAGAATTCGAAGAAACAATGGATCATCTTCAAACAGATATTGATAGTTTGGAGACCGAAAGAGgacaattaaaagaaaaattaaaatcatttggaAAAAAGACGATGATATCAACATCTGGGGGAGATATTTCAGTAGGAAATTCCTCGTTTATAGCTGCAGGCATTCAAACTGCAAGTGATAAATTGTTGATGCAAGAAGTAACATTACTCAAAGAAGCTCTAAATAATGAGCATCtgcaaaaaaggaaattattgtCTGATTCATTACGTATAAAACTGGAAAATTTAAAACCGTTGACATGTATGAAAAATCCGGAAACTACAGATGcaaatatcaatgaattagaaaagaaaaccaatAATCTTCTAAAA gATATCCATAATGTAATAACGTTCCCCACCGTACCTGACTTGACACGTAATAAAGCGTCTTCAACAAAAACGCCAGTACTCGAAAAATCAAAAcctatatatcaattattacaaCGACAAATATTGATTAAACAATACAAAGAAAAGGCTGATAGATTGGCA GGGGAAATACGTGAGGAAGCGGTTAAACGTAATGTTGGAGGAAGAGCAGAAGCTCATTTTGCTGTATTTCCAAATCGAGAAATGACAACAGCAATGCAAGAAAATCAGATACTTGCAGCGCAGATAAGTATTCCCTATAGTGGTCCAGAAAAAACACATACTATAGTTGTAGGAAAAAATGAACTTCGACAAGTTCACACTCTtttatgttattaa